One window of Dendropsophus ebraccatus isolate aDenEbr1 chromosome 13, aDenEbr1.pat, whole genome shotgun sequence genomic DNA carries:
- the LOC138770447 gene encoding olfactory receptor 10A3-like, translating to MVSDFLLIGFNTHQTLKVLLFSLFLVIYVVILVGNAMIIVSVSLVQSLNIPMFIFLKHLALADVLFTTNIIPNLLYVIMMEGAKISTKGCFTQYYFHCISVFAQSLVLTMMCFDRYIAICHPLRYSSIMNHRLCHHLIFWSWATGILLMPSEIVSLSQLKFCNSNIIDHFFCDFAPVLKIASSDTSIVTWEDFIFTLLLIVLPFLLVIASYTCGTGALHKIDGIIRKEHEVAILKQHLKQHQPG from the exons ATGGTCTCAGATTTTTTACTTATTGGATTCAACACTCATCAGACCCTCAAGGTTCTACTCTTTTCTTTGTTCCTGGTCATATATGTTGTTATATTAGTTGGGAACGCCATGATTATTGTTTCTGTTTCACTTGTTCAGTCTCTGAATATTCCTATGTTCATCTTCCTGAAGCACTTGGCCTTGGCTGATGTATTGTTCACTACAAATATTATACCCAACCTGTTGTATGTCATCATGATGGAAGGTGCTAAGATATCTACCAAGGGTTGCTTTACCCAGTACTATTTCCACTGCATCTCAGTGTTTGCACAGTCTTTAGTACTTACTATGATGTGTTTTGACCGATATATAGCCATCTGCCACCCCTTGCGATATTCCTCTATTATGAATCATAGACTTTGTCATCATCTTATTTTTTGGTCTTGGGCCACAGGAATCCTTCTAATGCCAAGTGAAATCGTCTCCTTGTCTCAGCTGAAATTCTGCAATTCTAACATCATTGACCATTTTTTCTGTGACTTTGCACCCGTCTTAAAAATTGCTTCTTCGGATACTTCTATAGTCACATGGGAAGACTTTATCTTCACTCTACTGCTCATTGTTCTCCCATTTCTATTGGTCATTGCATCGTACACTT gtgGGACTGGTGCACTTCACAAAATAGATGGCATCATAAGAAAAGAACATGAGGTGGCAATACTGAAGCAACATCTCAAGCAACATCAGCCAGGTTAA